A genomic window from Lepisosteus oculatus isolate fLepOcu1 chromosome 27, fLepOcu1.hap2, whole genome shotgun sequence includes:
- the pip5k1aa gene encoding phosphatidylinositol-4-phosphate 5-kinase, type I, alpha, a isoform X3, with amino-acid sequence MATAAAAPVTSGSSAPTGSTGSRKMTASEVPGSSGMPSSQTLKKIGHRGVDPTGETTYKKTTSSALKGAIQLGITHTVGSLSQKAERDVLMQDFVVVESIFFPGEGSNLTPAHHYSDFRFKTYAPIAFRYFRELFGIRPDDYLYSLCNEPLIELSNSGASGSLFYVSSDDEFIIKTVQHKEAEFLQKLLPGYFMNLNQNKRTLLPKFYGLYCVQAGGKNIRIVVMNNLLPCAVRMHLKYDLKGSTYKRRASAKEREKRLPTFKDLDFIQDIPDGLFLEPDMYSALSKTIQRDCLLLQSFKIMDYSLLAGVHNLEQAQRERNLEWSAEGAVTPDQRRPGGQKALYSTAMESIQGEARGKGTVETDDQMGGIPARNAKGERLLIYIGIIDILQSYRFVKKLEHSWKALVHDGDTVSVHRPGFYAERFQKFMCNTVFKKIPLKPSPSKKSRGGGQGGMRRTITGGTAPHQHQNPHLEPRLVYQSHLHHSSVEADGESGMQSGRPDLLPRTPPLDEAISDSVETTLSTSSLGSAGQHSPLRRSVGVEVHKPASTEQDSGSPNTQASLEEEVPLDQLQGSEDAISLRDIVPETNICFQ; translated from the exons ATGGCGACGGCGGCGGCGGCTCCCGTCACATCGGGCTCCTCGGCTCCCACAG GGTCCACCGGCTCCCGGAAGATGACGGCTTCAGAG GTCCCGGGCTCCTCGGGGATGCCCAGTTCCCAGACATTGAAGAAGATCGGACACAGGGGGGTGGACCCTACGGGGGAGACCACATACaaaaag ACCACCTCCTCTGCCCTGAAGGGGGCGATCCAGCTGGGCATCACGCACACGGTGGGCAGCCTGAGCCAGAAGGCCGAGAGGGACGTGCTGATGCAGGACTTCGTGGTGGTGGAGAGCATCTTCTTCCCCGG CGAGGGCAGTAACCTCACCCCAGCCCATCACTACAGTGACTTCCGCTTCAAGACCTACGCCCCCATCGCCTTCCGCTATTTCCGGGAGCTGTTCGGCATCCGGCCTGACGACTACCTG TACTCCCTGTGCAACGAGCCCCTGATCGAGCTCTCGAACTCGGGAGCGAGCGGTTCTCTGTTCTACGTCTCCAGCGATGACGAGTTCATCATCAAGACTGTCCAGCACAAGGAGGCCGAGTTCTTGCAGAAGCTCCTGCCTGGATACTTCATG AACCTGAACCAgaacaagcggaccctgctgccCAAGTTCTACGGGCTGTACTGTGTCCAGGCTGGAGGGAAGAACATCCGGATCGTGGTGATGAACAACCTCCTCCCCTGCGCCGTGCGCATGCACCTCAAGTACGACCTGAAGGGCTCCACCTACAAGCGCCGCGCCTCCGCCAAGGAGCGGGAGAAGAGGCTGCCCACCTTCAAGGACCTGGACTTCATCCAGGACATCCCGGACGGGCTCTTTCTGGAGCCCGACATGTACAGCGCCCTGAGCAAGACCATCCAGAGGGACTGCCTG TTGCTGCAGAGCTTCAAGATCATGGATTACAGTCTGCTGGCGGGAGTGCACAACCTGGAGCAGGCCCAGCGGGAGCGAAACCTGGAGTGGAGCGCGGAGGGGGCCGTGACCCCCGATCAGCGCCGGCCTGGCGGGCAGAAGGCCTTGTACTCCACCGCCATGGAGTCCATCCAGGGGGAGGCCCGCGGTAAGGGCACGGTGGAGACAGACGACCA GATGGGAGGGATCCCAGCGCGGAACGCCAAGGGAGAGAGGCTGCTGATCTACATCGGCATCATCGACATCCTGCAGTCCTACAG GTTCGTCAAGAAGCTGGAGCACTCCTGGAAGGCGCTCGTCCACGACGGG gacACGGTGTCGGTTCACAGGCCGGGCTTCTACGCAGAGAGGTTCCAGAAGTTCATGTGCAACACAGTCTTCAAGAAGATCCCAT TGAAGCCCTCACCCTCCAAGAAGAGCCGCGGGGGGGGCCAGGGGGGCATGCGACGGACGATCACGGGGGGCACGGCCCCCCACCAGCACCAGAACCCCCACCTAGAGCCCCGGCTGGTCTATCAATCGCACCTCCACCACAGCAGCGTCGAGGCCGACGGCGAGAGCG GCATGCAGTCGGGCCGCCCTGACCTCCTCCCGAGGACCCCTCCCCTGGATGAGGCCATCAGCGACTCCGTGGAAACGACCCTGTCGACCTCGTCGCTGGGCAGCGCCGGGCAGCACTCTCCCCTTCGCAG GTCGGTAGGTGTGGAGGTGCACAAGCCTGCCAGCACAGAGCAGGACAGTGGCTCACCCAACACTCAGGCCAG TTTGGAAGAGGAGGTGCCGCTGGATCAGCTCCAGGGCAGCGAGGACGCCATCTCTCTGAGGGACATCGTCCCCGAGACCAACATCTGTTTC CAGTGA
- the pip5k1aa gene encoding phosphatidylinositol-4-phosphate 5-kinase, type I, alpha, a isoform X1 — translation MATAAAAPVTSGSSAPTDLRTQFWRMLHLQRGSTGSRKMTASEVPGSSGMPSSQTLKKIGHRGVDPTGETTYKKTTSSALKGAIQLGITHTVGSLSQKAERDVLMQDFVVVESIFFPGEGSNLTPAHHYSDFRFKTYAPIAFRYFRELFGIRPDDYLYSLCNEPLIELSNSGASGSLFYVSSDDEFIIKTVQHKEAEFLQKLLPGYFMNLNQNKRTLLPKFYGLYCVQAGGKNIRIVVMNNLLPCAVRMHLKYDLKGSTYKRRASAKEREKRLPTFKDLDFIQDIPDGLFLEPDMYSALSKTIQRDCLLLQSFKIMDYSLLAGVHNLEQAQRERNLEWSAEGAVTPDQRRPGGQKALYSTAMESIQGEARGKGTVETDDQMGGIPARNAKGERLLIYIGIIDILQSYRFVKKLEHSWKALVHDGDTVSVHRPGFYAERFQKFMCNTVFKKIPLKPSPSKKSRGGGQGGMRRTITGGTAPHQHQNPHLEPRLVYQSHLHHSSVEADGESGMQSGRPDLLPRTPPLDEAISDSVETTLSTSSLGSAGQHSPLRRSVGVEVHKPASTEQDSGSPNTQASLEEEVPLDQLQGSEDAISLRDIVPETNICFQ, via the exons ATGGCGACGGCGGCGGCGGCTCCCGTCACATCGGGCTCCTCGGCTCCCACAG ATCTCAGGACTCAGTTCTGGAGAATGCTGCACCTTCAGAGAG GGTCCACCGGCTCCCGGAAGATGACGGCTTCAGAG GTCCCGGGCTCCTCGGGGATGCCCAGTTCCCAGACATTGAAGAAGATCGGACACAGGGGGGTGGACCCTACGGGGGAGACCACATACaaaaag ACCACCTCCTCTGCCCTGAAGGGGGCGATCCAGCTGGGCATCACGCACACGGTGGGCAGCCTGAGCCAGAAGGCCGAGAGGGACGTGCTGATGCAGGACTTCGTGGTGGTGGAGAGCATCTTCTTCCCCGG CGAGGGCAGTAACCTCACCCCAGCCCATCACTACAGTGACTTCCGCTTCAAGACCTACGCCCCCATCGCCTTCCGCTATTTCCGGGAGCTGTTCGGCATCCGGCCTGACGACTACCTG TACTCCCTGTGCAACGAGCCCCTGATCGAGCTCTCGAACTCGGGAGCGAGCGGTTCTCTGTTCTACGTCTCCAGCGATGACGAGTTCATCATCAAGACTGTCCAGCACAAGGAGGCCGAGTTCTTGCAGAAGCTCCTGCCTGGATACTTCATG AACCTGAACCAgaacaagcggaccctgctgccCAAGTTCTACGGGCTGTACTGTGTCCAGGCTGGAGGGAAGAACATCCGGATCGTGGTGATGAACAACCTCCTCCCCTGCGCCGTGCGCATGCACCTCAAGTACGACCTGAAGGGCTCCACCTACAAGCGCCGCGCCTCCGCCAAGGAGCGGGAGAAGAGGCTGCCCACCTTCAAGGACCTGGACTTCATCCAGGACATCCCGGACGGGCTCTTTCTGGAGCCCGACATGTACAGCGCCCTGAGCAAGACCATCCAGAGGGACTGCCTG TTGCTGCAGAGCTTCAAGATCATGGATTACAGTCTGCTGGCGGGAGTGCACAACCTGGAGCAGGCCCAGCGGGAGCGAAACCTGGAGTGGAGCGCGGAGGGGGCCGTGACCCCCGATCAGCGCCGGCCTGGCGGGCAGAAGGCCTTGTACTCCACCGCCATGGAGTCCATCCAGGGGGAGGCCCGCGGTAAGGGCACGGTGGAGACAGACGACCA GATGGGAGGGATCCCAGCGCGGAACGCCAAGGGAGAGAGGCTGCTGATCTACATCGGCATCATCGACATCCTGCAGTCCTACAG GTTCGTCAAGAAGCTGGAGCACTCCTGGAAGGCGCTCGTCCACGACGGG gacACGGTGTCGGTTCACAGGCCGGGCTTCTACGCAGAGAGGTTCCAGAAGTTCATGTGCAACACAGTCTTCAAGAAGATCCCAT TGAAGCCCTCACCCTCCAAGAAGAGCCGCGGGGGGGGCCAGGGGGGCATGCGACGGACGATCACGGGGGGCACGGCCCCCCACCAGCACCAGAACCCCCACCTAGAGCCCCGGCTGGTCTATCAATCGCACCTCCACCACAGCAGCGTCGAGGCCGACGGCGAGAGCG GCATGCAGTCGGGCCGCCCTGACCTCCTCCCGAGGACCCCTCCCCTGGATGAGGCCATCAGCGACTCCGTGGAAACGACCCTGTCGACCTCGTCGCTGGGCAGCGCCGGGCAGCACTCTCCCCTTCGCAG GTCGGTAGGTGTGGAGGTGCACAAGCCTGCCAGCACAGAGCAGGACAGTGGCTCACCCAACACTCAGGCCAG TTTGGAAGAGGAGGTGCCGCTGGATCAGCTCCAGGGCAGCGAGGACGCCATCTCTCTGAGGGACATCGTCCCCGAGACCAACATCTGTTTC CAGTGA
- the pip5k1aa gene encoding phosphatidylinositol-4-phosphate 5-kinase, type I, alpha, a isoform X2, which produces MATAAAAPVTSGSSAPTDLRTQFWRMLHLQRGSTGSRKMTASEVPGSSGMPSSQTLKKIGHRGVDPTGETTYKKTTSSALKGAIQLGITHTVGSLSQKAERDVLMQDFVVVESIFFPGEGSNLTPAHHYSDFRFKTYAPIAFRYFRELFGIRPDDYLYSLCNEPLIELSNSGASGSLFYVSSDDEFIIKTVQHKEAEFLQKLLPGYFMNLNQNKRTLLPKFYGLYCVQAGGKNIRIVVMNNLLPCAVRMHLKYDLKGSTYKRRASAKEREKRLPTFKDLDFIQDIPDGLFLEPDMYSALSKTIQRDCLLLQSFKIMDYSLLAGVHNLEQAQRERNLEWSAEGAVTPDQRRPGGQKALYSTAMESIQGEARGKGTVETDDQMGGIPARNAKGERLLIYIGIIDILQSYRFVKKLEHSWKALVHDGDTVSVHRPGFYAERFQKFMCNTVFKKIPLKPSPSKKSRGGGQGGMRRTITGGTAPHQHQNPHLEPRLVYQSHLHHSSVEADGESGMQSGRPDLLPRTPPLDEAISDSVETTLSTSSLGSAGQHSPLRRSVGVEVHKPASTEQDSGSPNTQASLEEEVPLDQLQGSEDAISLRDIVPETNICF; this is translated from the exons ATGGCGACGGCGGCGGCGGCTCCCGTCACATCGGGCTCCTCGGCTCCCACAG ATCTCAGGACTCAGTTCTGGAGAATGCTGCACCTTCAGAGAG GGTCCACCGGCTCCCGGAAGATGACGGCTTCAGAG GTCCCGGGCTCCTCGGGGATGCCCAGTTCCCAGACATTGAAGAAGATCGGACACAGGGGGGTGGACCCTACGGGGGAGACCACATACaaaaag ACCACCTCCTCTGCCCTGAAGGGGGCGATCCAGCTGGGCATCACGCACACGGTGGGCAGCCTGAGCCAGAAGGCCGAGAGGGACGTGCTGATGCAGGACTTCGTGGTGGTGGAGAGCATCTTCTTCCCCGG CGAGGGCAGTAACCTCACCCCAGCCCATCACTACAGTGACTTCCGCTTCAAGACCTACGCCCCCATCGCCTTCCGCTATTTCCGGGAGCTGTTCGGCATCCGGCCTGACGACTACCTG TACTCCCTGTGCAACGAGCCCCTGATCGAGCTCTCGAACTCGGGAGCGAGCGGTTCTCTGTTCTACGTCTCCAGCGATGACGAGTTCATCATCAAGACTGTCCAGCACAAGGAGGCCGAGTTCTTGCAGAAGCTCCTGCCTGGATACTTCATG AACCTGAACCAgaacaagcggaccctgctgccCAAGTTCTACGGGCTGTACTGTGTCCAGGCTGGAGGGAAGAACATCCGGATCGTGGTGATGAACAACCTCCTCCCCTGCGCCGTGCGCATGCACCTCAAGTACGACCTGAAGGGCTCCACCTACAAGCGCCGCGCCTCCGCCAAGGAGCGGGAGAAGAGGCTGCCCACCTTCAAGGACCTGGACTTCATCCAGGACATCCCGGACGGGCTCTTTCTGGAGCCCGACATGTACAGCGCCCTGAGCAAGACCATCCAGAGGGACTGCCTG TTGCTGCAGAGCTTCAAGATCATGGATTACAGTCTGCTGGCGGGAGTGCACAACCTGGAGCAGGCCCAGCGGGAGCGAAACCTGGAGTGGAGCGCGGAGGGGGCCGTGACCCCCGATCAGCGCCGGCCTGGCGGGCAGAAGGCCTTGTACTCCACCGCCATGGAGTCCATCCAGGGGGAGGCCCGCGGTAAGGGCACGGTGGAGACAGACGACCA GATGGGAGGGATCCCAGCGCGGAACGCCAAGGGAGAGAGGCTGCTGATCTACATCGGCATCATCGACATCCTGCAGTCCTACAG GTTCGTCAAGAAGCTGGAGCACTCCTGGAAGGCGCTCGTCCACGACGGG gacACGGTGTCGGTTCACAGGCCGGGCTTCTACGCAGAGAGGTTCCAGAAGTTCATGTGCAACACAGTCTTCAAGAAGATCCCAT TGAAGCCCTCACCCTCCAAGAAGAGCCGCGGGGGGGGCCAGGGGGGCATGCGACGGACGATCACGGGGGGCACGGCCCCCCACCAGCACCAGAACCCCCACCTAGAGCCCCGGCTGGTCTATCAATCGCACCTCCACCACAGCAGCGTCGAGGCCGACGGCGAGAGCG GCATGCAGTCGGGCCGCCCTGACCTCCTCCCGAGGACCCCTCCCCTGGATGAGGCCATCAGCGACTCCGTGGAAACGACCCTGTCGACCTCGTCGCTGGGCAGCGCCGGGCAGCACTCTCCCCTTCGCAG GTCGGTAGGTGTGGAGGTGCACAAGCCTGCCAGCACAGAGCAGGACAGTGGCTCACCCAACACTCAGGCCAG TTTGGAAGAGGAGGTGCCGCTGGATCAGCTCCAGGGCAGCGAGGACGCCATCTCTCTGAGGGACATCGTCCCCGAGACCAACATCTGTTTC TGA